In Musa acuminata AAA Group cultivar baxijiao chromosome BXJ3-11, Cavendish_Baxijiao_AAA, whole genome shotgun sequence, one DNA window encodes the following:
- the LOC135652982 gene encoding 21 kDa protein-like, with protein MVVSCTDLIFFFFLLAGTMNPAASAGTPSAGSRNSTEFIRKSCAATLYPDLCYSSLAGYASVVQQNAVELAHVAAKLTLARLRSLTSHVSAAGRGTTGLEHAALLDCSDLLDDAAGWALRAGAEMKGLGKVVGPEVTWRVSNALTWMSTALTDEVTCRDGFVRVAAGTVRTDVSYRIRKVEKYTSNTLALIHILGFN; from the coding sequence ATGGTCGTCTCTTGTACCGaccttatcttcttcttcttcctcctcgccgGCACCATGAATCCGGCTGCGAGTGCTGGAACGCCAAGCGCTGGAAGCAGAAACTCGACGGAGTTCATACGCAAGAGCTGCGCCGCCACCCTCTACCCGGACCTCTGCTACTCGTCCCTCGCCGGCTACGCCAGTGTAGTGCAGCAGAACGCTGTAGAGCTCGCCCACGTCGCGGCCAAACTCACCCTCGCCCGGCTCCGCTCGCTGACCTCCCACGTGTCGGCGGCCGGCCGCGGCACCACTGGCCTAGAGCACGCGGCGCTGCTCGATTGCTCCGACCTGCTGGACGACGCCGCGGGGTGGGCGCTGCGGGCGGGGGCGGAGATGAAGGGTCTGGGTAAGGTGGTCGGGCCGGAGGTTACCTGGCGGGTGTCCAACGCCCTGACGTGGATGAGCACGGCGCTGACGGACGAGGTCACGTGCAGGGACGGGTTCGTGAGGGTGGCGGCCGGGACTGTGAGGACCGACGTCTCCTACCGGATCCGGAAGGTGGAGAAGTATACGAGCAACACCCTTGCCCTCATCCACATACTCGGCTTCAACTGA